The Culex pipiens pallens isolate TS chromosome 2, TS_CPP_V2, whole genome shotgun sequence DNA window tagtcgcagtttttcgtttttttaaattagtgcccatgtttgcccacttttgaaaaaaatatttttgaatagctgagaaaattctctatattttgcttttttgaactttgttgatacgacccatagttgctgagatattgccatgcaaaggttaaaaaacaggaaaattgatgttttctaagtcttacccaaacaacccaccattttctaatgtcgatatctcagcaactataaatccgattcacaatgttaaaatatgaaacattcgtgaaattttccgatcttttcgaaaaaaaaaaattcaaaaatttaaaatcaagactaacatttcaaacgggccaaaaattcaatattacgcccatttgaaatgttagtcttgatttaaaatttttgaaaatatttttttcgaagagatcggaaaattttacgaatgtttcatattttaacattgtgaatcggatttatagttgctgagatatcgacattagaaaatggtgggttgtttaggtaagactttgaaaacatcaattttcctgtttttcaacctttgcatggcaatatctcagcaactaaaggtcgtatcaacaaagttcaataaagcaaaatatagagaattttctcagcttttcaaaaatatttttttcaaaattgggcaaacatgggcactaatttaaaaaaatgaaaaactgcgactattttcaaaaaagttacctaaaaatggttataacttgaaaacggtgcactttatcaaaatttcactaaagtactttttgattgcaaattcaattttacatcgaaaaatgaagttgaaaaatttttgcgaccaatatttccattttttgaaaaaatctgtattgattcaaaaattcataactcggtcaaagattttttgcccattctggaaatttctgaaaagttggcattttatgtcctctaaaacatatcaaaaaataaaaaaaattaaaaatagtgtttttttgcaaatcaagtttttgtgtcaaaaagctaaataaaaaacctccaaaattttttttaccgtgtatcattttttttcagtgtagtccatatccatacctacaactttgccgaagacaccaaatcgatcaaaaaattccttcaaaagatacagatttttgaattttcacatatcatttttgtatggacagctgccaaatttgtatggaaaattatatggacaaactaatgatgcaaaatgccttctttgggcataccgaaggcaccaaaaaagtttcagccggattaaaaaatacaaaaaaaatcgaatgaccgaaatctcagagaattgctcagcattGAAAAATGGGgggttttaaaacataaatttttctctttgtttttcgTTTATCTGCTGTATCCCAGCAACAATGttttataatagtagtttatgcaacaagttgcaaaaagaggattttttcagcacgagtcgtacatttatccaacgaggttcaccgagttggataaatatgaagagtgctgaaaaaatcaagttttgcaacgagttccatacaacattttttgcaatttcgaaaaacacccattgagtgaaattttaagtcaaattttcatgtattttgtcaataaatcgtttaaataaaaaaatgtgtgttactttttgaaacaagtgctgaaaagttcaacttttcagcacccatttcagtgctgaaaagtagaacttttcagcatttattttgaaaagtgttgctattcgattctgttatttttggtacagaaaagtaggctatttcgtcgttcaagaatgacaggaaaagtaagtagtttctcgatggaattgcaaaaatgtttttttttttaaattttcgaaaattttcgaatGCAATATTTACAGAAATGGTCCACTATTCAAAAaagcgaaaaactgcaaattttcagttaaaattaaacattaggtggtcatttttcgaaaacgattcactttttcaaaatttatgtactCGATTGTCGAAGggctcggaaaaatttcacttctgaTAATTTCTTTGTCTTATGTTCGATGGTCGAgcttaaatatgaaaaataaactgctctaaaatgatttagaatttttaatacaAGATttcggccaaaatggcgatgattccatactgaaaaaaaaaaacatttttgtattcaAAAGGCAATaacatattcaaatttgactaaaataaggtcgcagaacttgaatttgtTTGGTTgtcattcgattatccaaagtcccttacaaaccttcggataatcgaacttcggataatcgagatttcggataatcgagacttcggataatcgagatttcggataatcgagacggacagctgccaaaattgtatggagacttttttgggtgaaccaatgacacaaaatagcaaaatagccATAAGGAAGGCAATGTAgagttaaaacaaaataaaaaaaaataaaacaaaaaaaattaagttgaaaatgcAAAACATCGGCTGATTTCGTTGAAAATTGCTCATATGAAATCACTCAGAACCTTTTTtgaatacagtcatccctcatattcggaacagtttacagatcggccaatgttcaaaaaatcatagaaaatcgacaATTGAACTTAATTATTCgctcatattttcatttgaaagcttttcttgcgatctttcgaatgctatatcgaacaactgcaaattttaactcttATAtccagtttttgaagaaaaactttgaccattgaaatccacaaattcggaacacttttttcttacggatataaacaaactttgattatctccaggagtacatattttctacaaaataatgacttcatacACTGGAACCAATCAAACTCAAGCTGAATAATGTTTTATAAATGgtatgataacttttttgtgaaaatatatgttaaattcaggtgttccacaatagtgggaggcacaataacatcccacaattatggaacaggcaatttggaggcagtgttttgcagcTCTGAACAAAACagtctcgaaatgcagttttttattcataaagaaCTCCTTttgctagtgaaatagcaagagaatgtccaaatgaaggtcctaaaaatagaaggGTCGCCAGAAAAGATTCATTttgcatgctattgacaaattatcacaaaagtgttccgaatttgtgggtgttccgaatatgtgggatgactgtactttcaaaaacgtttgtttttacatttgaagtcaaataagatattttaaagttctgacctgaaaaaaaaaaaaaaaatagataaaactacgcaaattttattattttgatgtGGAATGCACTTTTATtctagaaaacaaaacaaaactgcaTTAGATCATATGTTTAAAACAACGCCGCTAATCAAATTCTTTTTCTTATACACGCAAATTGGTCAGCCCATCTAGTTTGGCACATCACGACTTCTTCGGCGCATGTTGCTAGTATGCGTTGCAagctgaaaattaaattatcatCTTTTCTCGAAACAAAAGCCGTTGGAGGCAGATCCAGTCAGCTCTCGAAGCGATTCCCGTTACAAGATGAGTCGGAGGGAAATTTCGAATTTCAGGAATTTTTCGATGAAGTCATTTCACTCAGTCAATTTTTATCTTCGTCAACGATCCAAACACTTAAGGGTAGTAAGCTTAATTCTAGGTAAGAGattcgaaaaaataatcttaCAAACTAACATTTCACAGCTTAGTTCACCGCCAGTCTGAGTCTCGTTTCCTGAACTCCACTGGGATGCCGCGCCTTGCAGATCAGTGCCTTTCCGTTGTCACTGGCCGTCAGGGTTCGCTGGAGAACTTGCTGAACGGTGATGCTACCGCGGGAATCCTTTGTCAGGAATGGCGTGGAAAGTCCCTCGTAGATCAGCTGATCGTCCATGAACCACAGGAAGCTCGCTGCCGGTTGTCCGCCTTCGGAGATGCATTCCACCACCAGGGTTGATCCGGCTTTGAAGGAGCTGATGTCGCTGGAGACGATCAGCCGAGGTGCGGACGGTTGGACTTTGCTAACCTTGCTGTCAACCTTGATCTCGTTGTCGCTGTTGCTGGCTGTAGAGGAATCGGGAAATGTTATAAGGGTTTGAGGAGGTTCAAAAGGTACTCACATTTCCTCAGTTTGATCGGAAGTGCGACTTCAACGTATCCTTGCGGGTACTTGGGATGTTCAGCACGGCAGACTAGCTGCTTTCGGTTGTCTTCAACGGCCACCGCCTTGCGGAAGAACTGCTGCACCGTCGTACGACGATCCTTTGTTTCCGAGAAGGCTGCTCCTAGTTGATCTCCGGCGACCTTGGCTCCGTCCAGATACCAGGACAATCGTGCACCTGGCCATCCTTGCCGGGAGATGCACCTCGCGATTAGGGGCTTGCCGTAGTCGAACTCTCCATTCGATCCGTCCACGTTGCTGGAGATCTCGATCACTGGAGGTTCTGGAGCGACTGCTTTGTGGAAAGAGAAAAACAAACCTCATCATCTTCGTACACTGATCGTGCAAAAACCTTCACCTTGGACCATGATCTCGATCGAACCCTTGTACGACTGCCCCTTGACCGATAACGTGCACTCGAAGGTTCCATCATGTTCCGGCTTGATCGTAGCCAAAGTCACCCCGCAAGATCCTTTGCTCCAACCTTCGCCGTAGAAAGAAATCCCCGCGACTGGAGCCGGCAATCGATCACTGCTAGCAAATGGAGCTCTCACACCTGGCACtttcactcttgaaaaaaattaaaacattaattAATTTGAAGTGTTAATTTCTAATTCGAAACTCACATGCAAAAATCGATCGCCTGACCACCGGGAATTTTGCAGAGCAAGTTTACATTTCGATCACCTTCGATCGCGACCAAATTTCCGTTTGGAACGGTGACGACATTGAGTGCACTAcaaactgaacaaaaaatatcaatttaaattttcaaatcaccaTAAACGTTCTAAAATCGCACCTGCGACCGCTTGCAACGCCACCAAAATTGCACAAAACTTCCGCATTTTCTAGACAGTGCTAATTGCTGGAAtcccctaaaaaaaatcactaaacacTGTCCACTAAAACACTTCACTTAGAACTGTCGCCAAACGATCTGCTGAAACTGCCACCGCCAGACTGAACGGGTTGACCGGTGAAACGGtggcttttaaattcttttcccAGGCGGTCGCGATCGCGAGATGATGACGATGCGGAAGATCCCGTCCGACGTGATCAACTATCagtttgatttttgaacattttttcaaaaaatcataaaatcataaaatcataaaatcataaaatcataaaatcataaaatcataaaatcataaaatcataaaatcataaaatcataaaatcataaaatcataaaatcataaaatcataaaatcataaaatcataaaatcataaaatcataaaatcataaaatcataaaatcataaaatcataaaatcataaaatcataaaatcataaaatcataaaatcataaaatcataaaatcataaaatcataaaatcataaaatcataaaatcataaaatcataaaatcataaaatcataaaatcataaaatcataaaatcataaaatcataaaatcataaaatcataaaatcataaaatcataaaatcataaaatcataaaatcataaaatcataaaatcataaaatcataaaatcataaaatcataaaatcataaaatcataaaatcataaaatcataaaatcataaaatcataaaatcataaaatcataaaatcataaaatcataaaatcataaaatcataaaatcataaaatcataaaatcataaaatcataaaatcataaaatcataaaatcataaaatcataaaatcatataatcataaaatcataaaatcataaaatcataaaatcataaaatcaaaaaatcataaaatcataaaatcataaaatcataaaatcataaaatcataaaatcataaaatcataaaatcataaagtcataaaatcataaaatcataaaatcataaaatcataaaatcataaaatcataaaatcataaaatcataaaatcataaaatcataaaatcataaaatcataaaatcataaaatcataaaatcataaaatcataaaatcataaaatcataaaatcataaaatcataaaatcataaaatcataaaatcataaagtcataaaatcataaaatcataaaatcataaaatcataaaatcataaaatcataaaatcataaaatcataaaatcaaaaaatcaaaaaatcataaaatcataaaatcataaaatcataaaatcgtgGCCGAAATCAATACCTTTTCTCaaataaatcttcaaaattttccgcAAATTCAGTAGCAAGTTCCTCCAAAATCGCTTCTTCCCGCGGTACCGGTCAAACCAGTCCAATATTGCCCCTTTTCCCTTTTCCCCCAAACCACCCTCAACAGGTCAACAAAACCATCCCACCCTATCTACTTTTGGTAGGAAGTCcgcaaaaacaaaatcgattGCTTTCGGCAGATTTCACATGAGACCGTTGGTCTCCAGCGCCTAATTCATCCTCCGAGCCCGACTCGAGATAACGCCACCGGATTGCATACTAATTAGCACATCTTAAAATGATTTCGCCGATCGGAGATGATCCCATCAGCTCCATCCTAGTAGAGTTAAGCAAAACGAGTTTGaccgcgccgcgcgcaaaattTGCATATCTGCGGaacggtttgttttgattttcgagcGTTTTGCGTTGATTCCGTTTTTATGACGATTGACGATTGTCGGTGGAAGGTCTTTTTTCTTCGAAGGATTTGGGGTGTGTGTGATCGGCAGCTGGTGTGACCCCTAAAGATGAGCTTGAACCGTTTCTTGATTGGAGTTGATCCGGAAGAATTTTTACGACTGGATGGACATTTGTGGATTTTTGATAATTCCTTGTTCCGAAATGGATTGGGGAACTTCCCACGCGTGATTTATTGGGGTTTTGGACGGCCTTGAGGGACGAGCACGTGGTACGGTAACATATGTTCATATATTCTATTTACGTCTTAGGATGTTGATCGAAAAGATGGAAAGAaccagaatttttaatttaaaatcagatcAAGATTCTAAACATAACCCAGTAGATTATATTCAGATCGAAGAATCCGGTTCATCGGCAAACTTTGGTTTCTTTGCCAAAGATAAACATCAGATTATTGGCTTTTGGATTTGCAAGTTGAACGTTGTGGAATTCGCAGAATCAGATGGAAATAaacaaaagcttttttttctgatcTCGTAGATTTGCTTTTGTCTGCCGAAAGAGATTGCTTGTCGGtgattcataaaatttcacttaaagcTATATGTGTGATCTGTGACCGAGTAATTATTTACAAATGAAATTTGACTCAATGATATAAAGCTAGATagaaaaaagctgttttttctcttttacaatattgttttattcaatGTTGGTcttccttttctttttttttgttgtcggagaaaaaatattaaaactatttttttgcaattccgtcgtgaaactacttacttttcctgtcattcttgaacgacgaaatagcctacttttctgtaccaaaaatagcagaatcgaatagcaacacttttcaaaataaatgctgataagttctacttttcagcactgaaatgggtgctgaaaagttgaacttttcagcacttgtttcgaaaagtaacacttttcaacattttttttgatttaaatgatttattgacaaaatacatgaaaattcgacttaaaatttcacttaatggatgttttcgaaattgcaaaaaatgttgtatggaactcgttgcaaaacttgattttttcagcactcgtcgtatttatccaactcggtgaacctcgttggataaatgtacgactcgtgctgaaaaaatcctctttttgcaacttgttgcataaactactatgcTTGTATAcattatacttttttgaaatattttaactcAAGATAACTCATCGATGTTTTCAACTTATTTCCACTGGAATATATAATAATCTAAAAGAAtagaatcaaatcaaattaaacaTTAACTCTAAAATTTTTTGCGGTCCTTATTGCAAGATTCTTACTCGGCTCTAGGTATGGCGAGACCATCCAAAACTTATTCACACCTATCGTTCTTCCACTCCGATGTTCGAACTGAAGGCATTTGGATTGCGAGTTCAACTGCCTTTCAACGACTCTACCGAAGCCAGCTCGATTTGGTATAACTCTTCCCCATTGAAACCGTAT harbors:
- the LOC120432546 gene encoding fasciclin-3-like isoform X1 — its product is MRKFCAILVALQAVAVCSALNVVTVPNGNLVAIEGDRNVNLLCKIPGGQAIDFCIVKVPGVRAPFASSDRLPAPVAGISFYGEGWSKGSCGVTLATIKPEHDGTFECTLSVKGQSYKGSIEIMVQGEAVAPEPPVIEISSNVDGSNGEFDYGKPLIARCISRQGWPGARLSWYLDGAKVAGDQLGAAFSETKDRRTTVQQFFRKAVAVEDNRKQLVCRAEHPKYPQGYVEVALPIKLRKSSNSDNEIKVDSKVSKVQPSAPRLIVSSDISSFKAGSTLVVECISEGGQPAASFLWFMDDQLIYEGLSTPFLTKDSRGSITVQQVLQRTLTASDNGKALICKARHPSGVQETRLRLAVN
- the LOC120432546 gene encoding fasciclin-3-like isoform X2; protein product: MRKFCAILVALQAVAVCSALNVVTVPNGNLVAIEGDRNVNLLCKIPGGQAIDFCIVKVPGVRAPFASSDRLPAPVAGISFYGEGWSKGSCGVTLATIKPEHDGTFECTLSVKGQSYKGSIEIMVQGEVAPEPPVIEISSNVDGSNGEFDYGKPLIARCISRQGWPGARLSWYLDGAKVAGDQLGAAFSETKDRRTTVQQFFRKAVAVEDNRKQLVCRAEHPKYPQGYVEVALPIKLRKSSNSDNEIKVDSKVSKVQPSAPRLIVSSDISSFKAGSTLVVECISEGGQPAASFLWFMDDQLIYEGLSTPFLTKDSRGSITVQQVLQRTLTASDNGKALICKARHPSGVQETRLRLAVN
- the LOC120432546 gene encoding fasciclin-3-like isoform X3, encoding MRKFCAILVALQAVAVCSALNVVTVPNGNLVAIEGDRNVNLLCKIPGGQAIDFCIVKVPGVRAPFASSDRLPAPVAGISFYGEGWSKGSCGVTLATIKPEHDGTFECTLSVKGQSYKGSIEIMVQVAPEPPVIEISSNVDGSNGEFDYGKPLIARCISRQGWPGARLSWYLDGAKVAGDQLGAAFSETKDRRTTVQQFFRKAVAVEDNRKQLVCRAEHPKYPQGYVEVALPIKLRKSSNSDNEIKVDSKVSKVQPSAPRLIVSSDISSFKAGSTLVVECISEGGQPAASFLWFMDDQLIYEGLSTPFLTKDSRGSITVQQVLQRTLTASDNGKALICKARHPSGVQETRLRLAVN